The following are encoded together in the Mustela nigripes isolate SB6536 chromosome 11, MUSNIG.SB6536, whole genome shotgun sequence genome:
- the CARHSP1 gene encoding calcium-regulated heat-stable protein 1, whose translation MSSEPPPPPQPPTHQTSVGLLDTQRARDRSPSPLRGNVVPSPLPTRRTRTFSATVRASQGPVYKGVCKCFCRSKGHGFITPADGGPDIFLHISDVEGEYVPVEGDEVTYKMCSIPPKNEKLQAVEVVITHLAPGTKHETWSGHVVSS comes from the exons ATGTCATCTGAGCCTCCGCCGCCGCCACAGCCCCCAACCCACCAGACTTCGGTGGGGCTGCTGGACACCCAGCGGGCCCGAGATCGGTCACCGTCCCCTCTTCGGGGCAACGTGGTCCCCAGCCCACTGCCCACCCGCCGGACAAGGACCTTCTCAGC GACGGTGAGGGCTTCTCAAGGTCCTGTATACAAAGGAGTCTGCAAATGTTTCTGTCGATCCAAGGGCCATGGCTTCATCACCCCGGCCGATGGCGGCCCCGACATCTTCTTGCACATTTCTGA TGTGGAAGGGGAGTACGTCCCCGTGGAAGGCGACGAGGTCACCTATAAGATGTGCTCCATTCCCCCCAAGAACGAGAAGCTGCAGGCCGTGGAGGTGGTCATCACCCATCTGGCTCCAGGCACCAAGCACGAGACCTGGTCCGGCCACGTCGTCAGCTCCTAG